The following proteins are encoded in a genomic region of Amycolatopsis sulphurea:
- a CDS encoding glutamate ABC transporter substrate-binding protein, which yields MIRSRHFVRAAALAAVVLFSAACTAAEVPADPTAVTDAAWPTPAGVGGPDTSAGVNTDTSCDPLASIRPTAGTSVPPGSHLAEIKARGKLIAGVDQTTYLFGFRNPQSGNLEGFDIDVVNQIARALFGTAEGHVQFRAIPSSQREQVLKDHKVDVVVRTYSITCSRRKEVQFSSVYYVAGQKILVPKTSNAQSLADLAGKRVCAARKSTSLTKVATDPAKPIAVSVPNWSDCLVMLQQNQVEAVSTDDTILAGMAAQDPQVKVVGDQLTKENYGVGVPLDEQDVVQFVNAVLDQMRADGSWAASYDKWVGRRLGPASPPEAQYR from the coding sequence ATGATCCGGTCGCGGCACTTCGTCCGTGCGGCTGCGCTGGCCGCTGTCGTGCTGTTCAGTGCGGCGTGCACAGCCGCGGAAGTGCCCGCCGACCCGACCGCGGTGACCGATGCGGCCTGGCCGACCCCGGCGGGGGTCGGTGGCCCGGACACCAGCGCCGGGGTGAACACCGACACCAGCTGTGACCCCCTGGCCAGCATCCGGCCGACGGCCGGGACGTCGGTGCCGCCCGGTTCCCACCTCGCCGAAATCAAGGCGCGCGGGAAACTGATCGCCGGAGTGGACCAGACCACTTATCTGTTCGGGTTCCGCAATCCCCAGAGCGGCAACCTCGAAGGCTTCGACATCGACGTGGTGAACCAGATCGCCAGGGCGTTGTTCGGCACCGCCGAGGGACACGTGCAGTTCCGCGCGATCCCGTCCTCGCAACGGGAGCAGGTGCTCAAGGACCACAAGGTGGACGTGGTGGTCCGCACCTACAGCATCACCTGCTCGCGCCGCAAGGAAGTCCAGTTCTCCTCGGTGTACTACGTGGCCGGCCAGAAGATCCTGGTGCCGAAGACCTCGAACGCGCAGTCGCTGGCGGATCTGGCCGGCAAACGGGTGTGTGCCGCGCGGAAGTCCACGTCGCTGACCAAGGTCGCGACCGACCCGGCCAAACCGATCGCGGTGTCGGTGCCCAACTGGTCGGACTGCCTGGTGATGCTGCAGCAGAACCAGGTCGAGGCGGTGTCCACCGACGACACCATCCTGGCCGGGATGGCGGCGCAGGATCCGCAGGTGAAGGTCGTCGGGGACCAGTTGACCAAGGAGAACTACGGGGTCGGCGTACCGCTGGACGAGCAGGACGTGGTGCAGTTCGTGAACGCGGTGCTGGACCAGATGCGGGCCGACGGTTCCTGGGCGGCCAGCTACGACAAGTGGGTGGGCCGGCGGCTCGGGCCGGCGAGCCCGCCGGAAGCGCAGTATCGGTGA
- a CDS encoding cold-shock protein has product MTQGTVKWFNSEKGFGFITPDNGGGDVFVHYSEIQGNGFRTLEENARVEFEIGQGQKGPQATSVNLL; this is encoded by the coding sequence ATGACTCAGGGCACCGTGAAGTGGTTCAACTCCGAGAAGGGGTTCGGCTTCATCACTCCCGACAACGGTGGCGGCGACGTCTTCGTGCACTACAGCGAGATCCAGGGCAACGGTTTCCGTACCCTTGAGGAGAACGCTCGCGTGGAGTTCGAGATCGGCCAGGGCCAGAAGGGCCCGCAGGCCACGTCGGTCAACCTCCTCTGA
- a CDS encoding serine/threonine-protein kinase, whose amino-acid sequence MPTSVLATSAPPTQSIMPPAPRAEPAEGAALPDPGTDSVVAAKSSEGSSGTGTGTGSGSTGTGSGYPGTARRTGTRRSRRGRLGAGLIDVPPVPYRDPSTAVLANPVVSEEKRFCGNCGAKVGRSTDTQPGEPEGTCEKCSTRYSFVAKLKPNELVGGQYEVLGALAYGGLGWIYLAQDHNVSDRWVVLKGLIDTGDATAMAAAANEQRFLAEVEHPNIVKIHNFVQHPDAETGNSVGYIVMEYVGGQSLRQLALAHHRESKRPEPLPIGQVIAYGLEILPALGYLHSQGLLYCDLKPDNVIQTREQLKLIDLGAVRRLDDYESPLFFTSGYSAPELATQGASVSSDLYTVGRTLAVLSFEFAGYTTKYKSSLPGPDAVPLFALFGSYYRFLKRATHTDPDRRFFAADEMSDQLTGVLREIMALGTNTPRPAASTVFGPESRTFGVHLVVPERGETVPLPDAAEVVSGLPIPQVDTDDAAAGVLATTTAVDPREAIEALASAPRESIEVRLRIVRARIELGEFVEAQRQLQAAQYLAIRHGFPHDWRIDWYRGLIELAGGRPRVAHVAFDAVYDDLPGEIAPKLALAISAEGVGDYFGAARFYELVWRTDRTYVSAAFGLARVYLAQGARASAVEVLEAVPPTSTHYVDAQVAAIKIKIKTRAQGTEQSQVTEGDLVDASGRLERLNLDAERHTRLTAEVLEAAHDWLQVPGQPAATSSSKVLGYALDEREVRFGLENCYRALARLAGTAADRVALVDRANAIRPRTLT is encoded by the coding sequence ATGCCGACGAGCGTGCTCGCCACTTCCGCGCCGCCGACGCAGAGCATCATGCCGCCCGCGCCCCGGGCGGAGCCGGCGGAAGGCGCGGCGCTGCCCGACCCCGGTACCGACAGCGTCGTGGCCGCCAAGAGCAGCGAGGGGTCGAGCGGCACCGGCACGGGAACCGGCAGTGGCAGCACCGGAACCGGCAGCGGTTACCCCGGCACGGCTCGGCGTACCGGCACCCGGCGTTCCCGCCGGGGACGGCTCGGTGCCGGGCTCATCGACGTGCCACCGGTGCCCTATCGCGATCCGTCGACCGCGGTACTCGCCAATCCGGTGGTGTCCGAGGAGAAACGGTTCTGCGGCAACTGCGGGGCGAAGGTCGGCCGCAGCACGGACACGCAGCCGGGGGAACCCGAAGGCACCTGCGAAAAGTGCAGCACCCGCTACTCGTTCGTCGCGAAGCTGAAGCCGAACGAGCTCGTCGGCGGCCAGTACGAGGTGCTCGGCGCCCTCGCCTACGGCGGGCTCGGCTGGATCTACCTTGCCCAGGACCACAACGTCTCCGACCGGTGGGTCGTGCTCAAGGGCCTGATCGACACCGGGGACGCCACCGCGATGGCCGCCGCCGCCAACGAGCAGCGGTTCCTCGCCGAGGTCGAGCACCCGAACATCGTCAAGATCCACAACTTCGTGCAGCATCCGGACGCGGAGACCGGCAACTCCGTCGGCTACATCGTGATGGAGTACGTCGGCGGCCAGTCGCTGCGCCAGCTCGCCCTCGCGCACCATCGCGAGAGCAAGCGCCCGGAACCGCTGCCGATCGGCCAGGTGATCGCCTACGGCCTGGAGATCCTGCCCGCGCTCGGCTATCTGCACAGCCAGGGCCTGCTCTACTGCGATCTCAAGCCGGACAACGTGATCCAGACTCGCGAGCAGCTCAAGCTGATCGACCTCGGCGCGGTGCGGCGGCTCGACGACTACGAGAGCCCGCTCTTCTTCACCAGTGGCTACAGTGCCCCCGAGCTGGCCACGCAGGGTGCGTCGGTCTCCTCGGATCTCTACACCGTCGGCCGCACGCTCGCCGTGCTGAGCTTCGAATTCGCCGGCTACACCACGAAGTACAAGAGTTCGCTGCCCGGACCGGACGCGGTGCCGCTGTTCGCGCTTTTCGGCTCGTACTACCGCTTCCTCAAGCGCGCCACGCACACCGATCCGGATCGCCGGTTCTTCGCCGCCGACGAGATGTCCGACCAGCTGACCGGGGTGCTGCGCGAGATCATGGCGCTGGGCACCAACACCCCGCGTCCGGCCGCGTCCACTGTGTTCGGACCGGAGAGCCGTACCTTCGGCGTGCACCTGGTGGTGCCCGAGCGCGGCGAGACCGTGCCCTTGCCGGACGCCGCCGAAGTGGTCTCCGGGTTGCCGATCCCGCAGGTGGACACGGACGACGCGGCGGCGGGCGTGCTGGCCACCACCACCGCCGTCGACCCGCGGGAGGCGATCGAGGCGCTGGCCAGTGCGCCCCGAGAGTCGATCGAGGTCCGGCTGCGCATCGTGCGCGCGCGGATCGAGCTGGGCGAGTTCGTGGAGGCACAACGTCAGCTGCAGGCCGCGCAGTACCTCGCGATCCGGCACGGTTTCCCCCACGATTGGCGGATCGACTGGTATCGCGGCCTGATCGAGCTGGCCGGTGGCCGGCCGAGGGTCGCGCATGTGGCGTTCGACGCCGTGTACGACGACCTTCCCGGCGAGATCGCGCCGAAGCTCGCTCTCGCGATCAGCGCCGAAGGAGTCGGCGACTACTTCGGCGCCGCGCGGTTCTACGAGCTGGTGTGGCGCACCGACCGCACGTACGTGAGCGCAGCGTTCGGCCTCGCCCGCGTCTATTTGGCGCAGGGCGCGCGGGCGAGCGCGGTGGAGGTGCTCGAAGCCGTGCCCCCGACGTCGACGCACTACGTCGACGCGCAGGTCGCCGCGATCAAGATCAAGATCAAGACCAGGGCGCAGGGCACCGAGCAGAGCCAGGTCACGGAGGGCGATCTCGTCGACGCGTCCGGCCGGCTGGAGCGGCTCAACCTGGACGCCGAGCGGCACACGCGCCTCACCGCCGAAGTGCTCGAAGCGGCGCACGACTGGCTGCAGGTACCTGGCCAGCCGGCCGCCACCTCGTCGTCGAAGGTGCTGGGCTATGCGCTCGACGAGCGGGAGGTGCGGTTCGGCCTGGAGAACTGCTACCGCGCACTGGCCCGGCTCGCCGGGACCGCGGCGGACCGGGTGGCGCTGGTGGACCGGGCCAACGCGATCCGCCCCCGCACCCTGACCTGA
- a CDS encoding heavy-metal-associated domain-containing protein, giving the protein MIENDYLVSGMSCDHCARSVTEELTAVPAVEDVTVHVETGQVTVRSTDALAESAVRAAVEEAGYTYEGLAATV; this is encoded by the coding sequence ATGATCGAAAACGACTACCTCGTCTCCGGAATGTCCTGCGACCACTGCGCCCGGTCGGTCACCGAGGAACTCACCGCAGTGCCGGCCGTGGAAGACGTCACCGTGCACGTCGAAACCGGCCAGGTGACCGTCCGCTCGACCGACGCACTGGCCGAGTCCGCCGTCCGCGCCGCAGTAGAGGAAGCGGGCTATACCTACGAGGGCCTCGCCGCCACCGTCTGA